A DNA window from Daucus carota subsp. sativus chromosome 3, DH1 v3.0, whole genome shotgun sequence contains the following coding sequences:
- the LOC108212969 gene encoding receptor-like protein 9DC3 isoform X2, with the protein MVRESVFNNLQDLKFLSIMENSFEGPFPPSILNLSRIRHLELSSNNFSGSIPQNIGMLHDLKYLSLFANSFVGSIPSSIGLLRELQILDLSYNHLNSNIPREMGLLTNLSELYLDMNNLTGNIPSELGLLTKLNLLVLLSNNLTGNVPSEIGNLKLLTQLLLGSNQLTGPVVKSVFNLSNLEVLGLPNNKFTGNIPGDFWKNLKSLLYMDCRDNLFSGTILGLNTNLNLTYIDLSGNQFTGEFPSTICNVTSIEVLDLSHNGLSGALPHCVGKLANNLHTMVLGNNKFQGIIPTTFSNTCHLEVLNMQNNHFEGMVPQALANCKELKILDMGNNHISGTVPSWLSTLQNLEVLVLRSNRLHGKVSASSTKHPFPKLRIVDLSNNEFTGNLPIQYFYYMKPTRKGYDYNNSKEDFQYFYQASVPLRVKGTEYEVKEILYIYTAIDLSCNKFQGKVPKVIGDLSSLALLNLSHNSLTGPIPSVLGNMETLQSLDLSSNQLSGVIPNQLTSLTFFAVLNLSENHLTGEIPLKGQFSTFGNDSYLGNSALCGLPLTKKCMHAVSPPQEVGNDGDDEDDVHNGLNWELILMGYGCGLICGLSSGYIAFKMGKPRWFVRYIELLQLKLIRTRMKKRVR; encoded by the exons ATGGTGCGTGAATCAGTATTTAATAATTTGCAAGATCTCAAATTCCTCAGTATTATGGAAAATTCTTTTGAGGGGCCATTTCCGCCAAGTATACTCAATCTTTCCAGAATAAGACATCTTGAGCTATCAAGTAATAACTTTTCAGGTTCTATACCCCAGAATATAGGGATGCTTCATGATCTTAAATATCTGAGCTTGTTTGCTAATTCATTTGTAGGAAGTATACCTTCTTCTATTGGTCTACTTAGGGAGCTTCAAATTCTAGATCTCTCGTATAACCATTTAAATTCCAATATTCCTCGTGAGATGGGGCTTTTGACTAATCTCAGCGAATTATATCTCGATATGAATAATCTTACAGGCAATATTCCTTCCGAGCTGGGCCTCTTGACTAAGCTCAACCTTTTGGTTCTTCTTTCCAATAACCTGACAGGAAATGTACCATCTGAGATTGGAAACCTGAAGCTACTGACTCAACTTCTTCTCGGTTCTAATCAGTTGACTGGACCAGTTGTGAAGTCCGTTTTTAACCTCAGTAATCTAGAGGTTCTTGGTCTACCTAATAACAAGTTTACTGGCAATATTCCTGGTGACTTCTGGAAAAATCTTAAATCTTTGTTATACATGGATTGTCGCGACAACCTTTTTTCAGGAACCATTCTGGGATTAAATACTAATCTGAATCTTACTTACATTGATTTAAGTGGAAACCAATTTACAG GTGAGTTTCCCTCAACAATTTGCAATGTCACGTCCATTGAGGTTCTTGATCTATCGCATAATGGATTAAGCGGTGCACTTCCACATTGTGTGGGAAAGCTTGCCAACAATCTGCATACCATGGTTCTCGGTAATAATAAATTTCAAGGAATAATACCAACAACCTTCAGCAATACCTGTCACCTAGAAGTTTTGAACATGCAAAACAATCACTTTGAAGGAATGGTGCCCCAAGCTTTGGCAAACTGCAAGGAGTTGAAAATTCTTGATATGGGAAACAACCACATAAGTGGTACCGTTCCATCATGGCTAAGTACTCTTCAAAATCTAGAAGTCCTTGTCTTGCGATCAAATAGACTTCATGGTAAAGTAAGTGCCAGTAGTACAAAACATCCCTTTCCTAAGTTGCGAATTGTTGATCTCTCCAACAATGAATTCACTGGAAATTTGCcaattcaatatttttattatatgaaaCCGACTAGAAAGGGATATGATTATAACAATTCAAAAGAAGATTTTCAGTACTTTTACCAAGCTTCTGTCCCATTACGTGTGAAAGGCACAGAGTATGAAGTGAAAGAAATCCTTTATATTTACACAGCCATTGATCTGTCGTGCAACAAATTTCAAGGGAAAGTCCCAAAGGTCATTGGGGATCTTAGTTCACTCGCCTTGCTTAATTTATCTCATAATAGTCTTACAGGACCTATCCCATCAGTGTTGGGGAATATGGAAACGCTCCAATCTCTAGATTTGTCATCGAATCAATTGTCAGGTGTTATTCCTAATCAATTAACTAGTTTGACATTTTTTGCGGTCTTGAACCTCTCTGAAAACCATCTTACCGGAGAAATTCCTCTAAAAGGACAGTTCAGCACTTTTGGAAATGATTCATACTTGGGTAACTCAGCTTTGTGTGGACTTCCTTTGACGAAGAAATGCATGCATGCAGTGTCACCACCACAAGAAGTCGGaaatgatggtgatgatgaagatgatgttcACAATGGACTCAACTGGGAATTGATCCTGATGGGATACGGATGTGGATTGATATGCGGATTGTCTTCAGGATACATTGCTTTCAAAATGGGAAAGCCTCGGTGGTTCGTGAGATACATTGAATTACTGCAACTGAAGTTGATAAGGACACGCATGAAGAAGAGAGTTCGATGA
- the LOC108211021 gene encoding receptor-like protein 48 has product MAHSAKPSHLLLFVFFLSSLESILATTREGEALVKWKNSLAPSSFLDSWSLTHLDNLCNWTGITCNSAGSVSEIYLYEKQLDGMLSEFGFTSFPNLNNLTLAYNFFSGPIPPAIENLTQLQYLDLRNNYLDGPIPFQVSHLQSLLILNLSENALQAPNWSHFSPMPFLRILNLSHNPLASKFPDFISNSHSLTHLSLNYNEFTGDLARESIFANLHNLEVLSLNGNSFEGPFPPDIFKLSRLKRLFLAVNKFSGSIPNDIRLLCDLEYLYLGNNSFEGPLPPNLFKLSKLKRLFLWSNKFTGSISNDIGLLSELETLNLQFNFFEGPLPPHIFRLSKLTGLELGDNRNLFEGSNIPIGLGLLTNLRYLDLHFSNLSGYIPSDIGNLKLLVLLSLGSNQLTGPLSKIVSNLTNLIFLDVSDNSLSGNIQSDLWKYNHHPTLEYIDFSGNHFTGELPTTICNVTSLSVLDLSNNELSGALPNCFGNLADGLLYINLANNQFRGTIPTTISRSCQLTYLNMDNNEFEGLLHPSLANCKHLRILDIGNNKIGGTFPSWLYVLGELEVLLLRSNKLYGTISGRSIEDPFPKLRIVDLSNNQFTGHLPIQYFKNMKSTDNLYRYQNSTKVFSFHYEASVSLTVKGTEYEVKNILHIYTAIDLSCNKFQGEIPDVIGELRWLALLNLSHNSLTGPIPSLLRNMKGLQSLDLSSNQLTGAIPPQLTALTFLEVLNLSGNHLSGGIPQKGQFSTFNNDSYLGNSALCGSPLTKKCANTASPPQEVGNVDEDDAGDELTWEAILMGYGCGLICGLSSAYIVLKLGKPWWFVRYIEVLQLKLMKRYA; this is encoded by the exons ATGGCACACTCTGCAAAGCCTTCTCACCTTcttctctttgttttctttctctCATCACTTGAATCCATTCTTGCAACAACACGAGAAGGAGAAGCTCTTGTGAAATGGAAGAATAGCCTAGCcccgtcttcttttcttgattCTTGGTCACTCACTCATCTCGATAATCTTTGTAACTGGACTGGCATTACTTGTAACTCTGCAGGTTCAGTCTCTGAGATTTACCTTTATGAGAAACAACTTGATGGAATGTTGTCGGAGTTTGGTTTCACTTCATTTCCAAATCTCAACAATCTCACCCTCGCATACAACTTCTTCTCCGGTCCAATACCACCAGCCATTGAGAATTTAACACAGCTTCAATATCTTGATTTGAGAAATAATTATCTAGATGGTCCCATTCCTTTCCAGGTTAGCCATCTTCAGAGCTTGCTCATCTTAAACCTGTCAGAGAATGCATTGCAAGCTCCAAATTGGTCCCATTTCTCTCCCATGCCTTTTTTGCGCATCCTCAACCTCAGTCACAATCCTCTTGCGTCGAAATTCCCAGATTTTATATCCAATTCTCATAGCCTGACTCACCTTAGCCTTAATTATAACGAGTTTACTGGTGATTTAGCACGTGAATCAATATTTGCCAATCTGCATAATCTTGAAGTCCTCAGTCTTAATGGCAATTCTTTTGAGGGGCCATTTCCACCAGATATATTCAAGCTTTCAAGATTAAAACGTCTCTTCCTGGCAGTTAACAAATTTTCAGGTTCAATTCCCAATGACATAAGGTTACTTTGTGATCTTGAATACCTATATTTAGGCAACAATTCTTTTGAAGGACCGCTTCCACCAAATTTATTCAAGCTTTCGAAATTAAAGCGTCTTTTTCTTTGGAGTAATAAGTTTACAGGTTCTATTTCCAATGATATAGGTTTGCTTTCTGAACTTGAAACCCTCAAtcttcaatttaatttttttgagggGCCGCTTCCCCCACATATATTTAGGCTCTCTAAGTTAACAGGTCTAGAACTCGGAGACAATAGAAATTTATTTGAAGGAAGTAATATTCCTATCGGACTGGGACTCTTGACTAACCTCAGGTACTTAGATTTACATTTCAGTAATCTCAGTGGCTATATTCCATCTGACATTGGAAACCTGAAGCTACTAGTACTTCTTAGTCTCGGTTCTAATCAATTGACTGGACCGCTTTCAAAGATCGTTTCTAATCTCACAAATCTTATATTCCTTGATGTAAGTGATAATAGTCTTAGTGGAAATATTCAGAGTGACTTGTGGAAATATAACCATCATCCTACTTTGGAATACATCGATTTTAGTGGGAACCATTTTACAG GTGAGCTTCCAACAACAATTTGCAATGTCACTTCCCTTTCGGTTCTTGATTTGTCAAATAATGAATTAAGTGGTGCACTTCCAAACTGTTTCGGGAATCTTGCTGATGGATTGCTTTACATTAATCTTGCTAATAATCAGTTTCGAGGAACAATACCAACTACTATCTCCAGGAGTTGTCAGCTGACATATCTAAACATGGATAATAATGAGTTTGAAGGACTGTTGCACCCATCTTTGGCGAACTGTAAGCACTTGAGAATTCTTGATATTGGCAATAATAAAATAGGTGGTACATTTCCGTCATGGCTTTATGTACTTGGAGAGCTAGAAGTCCTTCTCTTGCGATCAAATAAACTCTATGGCACAATAAGTGGAAGGAGCATTGAAGATCCCTTCCCCAAGTTGCGGATTGTGGATCTGTCCAACAATCAATTCACAGGCCATTTGCCAATTCAATACTTTAAGAATATGAAATCAACTGATAATTTGTATCGTTATCAGAATTCCACAAAAGTTTTTTCTTTCCATTATGAAGCATCTGTCTCATTAACTGTGAAGGGAACAGAGTATGAAGTGAAAAATATCCTTCATATTTACACAGCCATTGATCTGTCCTGCAACAAGTTTCAAGGAGAAATTCCTGACGTTATTGGAGAGCTTAGATGGCTTGCATTGCTCAACTTATCTCATAATAGTCTGACAGGACCTATCCCATCATTACTGCGAAATATGAAAGGACTCCAATCTTTAGATTTGTCTTCAAATCAACTGACAGGGGCTATTCCACCTCAGTTAACTGCACTGACATTTCTAGAGGTCTTAAACCTCTCGGGAAACCATCTTAGTGGAGGGATTCCTCAGAAAGGACAGTTCAGCACATTCAACAATGATTCTTATCTAGGAAACTCAGCGTTATGTGGATCACCATTGACGAAGAAATGTGCAAACACAGCATCACCTCCACAAGAAGTCGGAAatgttgatgaagatgatgcgGGTGATGAATTGACATGGGAAGCAATCTTGATGGGATATGGATGTGGACTGATATGTGGATTGTCATCTGCGTACATTGTTCTCAAACTAGGAAAGCCTTGGTGGTTTGTGAGATATATCGAAGTACTGCAATTGAAGTTGATGAAAAGATATGCATGA
- the LOC108212968 gene encoding receptor-like protein 12, with the protein MPFLRILNLSSNPLASKFPDFISSSHSLTHLSLNYNEFTGDLVRESVFADLHNLEKLSLVGNSFEGPFPPDIFRLSKLKHLSLSDNKLSGSIPNDIRLLCDLEYLYLANNSFEGPLPPKIFKLSKLKNLVIWGNKFSGSVSNDIGLLSELESLYLDSNFFEGPLPSNIFKLSKLRILFLWHNNFSGSISKDIGLLSGLETLYLDSTFFEGPLPPHIFKLSKLTSLDLAYNRNLFEGSIPIGLGLLTNLRYLSLSSTNLGGYIPSEIGNLKLLEVLELSSNQLNGPLSKIISNLTNLTVLDVNDNSLRGNIQSDLWKYDDHPTLEYIDLSGNHFTGELPTTICNVTSLLVLDLSCQLTYLNMDNNEFEGLLPPSLANCKHFKILDIGNNKIGGAFPSWLYVLGELEVLVLRSNKLYGTISGRSIEDPFPKLRIVDLSNNQFTGHLPIQYFKNMKSTDNLYRYQNDTGDISFHYEASVSLTVKGTEYEVKNILHIYTAIDLSCNKFQGEIPDVIGELRWLALLNLSHNSLTGPIPSLLRNMKGLQSLDLSSNQLTGAIPPQLTALTFLEVLNLSGNHLSGEIPQKGQFSTFTNDSYLGNSALCGLPLTKKCANTASPPQEVGNGDEDDACDELTWEAIVMGYGCGLICGLSSAYIVLKLGKPWWFVRYIEVLQLKLMKRCLKNGTGRSRRT; encoded by the exons ATGCCTTTCTTGCGCATCCTCAACCTCAGTAGCAATCCTCTTGCGTCGAAATTCCCAGATTTTATATCCAGTTCTCATAGCCTGACTCACCTTAGCCTTAATTATAACGAGTTTACTGGTGATTTGGTACGTGAATCAGTATTTGCCGATCTGCATAATCTTGAAAAGCTCAGTCTTGTTGGCAATTCTTTCGAGGGGCCATTTCCGCCAGATATATTCAGGCTTTCCAAATTAAAACATCTTAGCCTGTCAGATAACAAACTTTCAGGTTCAATTCCCAATGACATAAGGTTGCTTTGTGATCTTGAATACCTATATTTAGCCAACAATTCCTTTGAAGGACCGCTTCCACCAAAAATATTCaagctttcaaaattaaaaaatcttgTTATTTGGGGTAATAAGTTTTCAGGTTCTGTTTCCAACGATATAGGTTTGCTTTCTGAGCTTGAAAGCCTCTATCttgactccaatttttttgaggGGCCGCTTCCGTCAAATATATTCAAGCTCTCCAAATTAAGGATTCTTTTCCTTTGGCATAATAACTTTTCAGGTTCTATTTCTAAGGATATAGGTTTGCTTTCTGGACTTGAAACCCTCTATCTTGACTCTACTTTTTTTGAGGGTCCGCTTCCCCCACATATATTCAAGCTTTCCAAATTAACAAGTCTTGACCTCGCATACAATAGAAATTTATTTGAAGGAAGTATTCCTATTGGACTGGGACTCTTGACTAACCTCAGATACTTGAGTCTATCTTCCACTAATCTCGGTGGCTATATTCCATCTGAAATTGGAAACCTGAAGCTACTAGAagttcttgaactcagttcTAATCAATTGAATGGACCGCTTTCAAAGATCATTTCTAATCTCACAAATCTCACAGTTCTTGATGTAAATGATAATAGTCTTCGTGGAAATATTCAGAGTGACTTGTGGAAATATGACGATCATCCAACTTTGGAATACATCGATTTAAGTGGGAACCATTTTACGG GTGAGCTTCCAACAACAATTTGCAATGTCACTTCCCTTTTGGTTCTTGATTT GAGTTGTCAGCTGACATATCTAAACATGGATAATAATGAGTTTGAAGGATTGTTACCCCCATCTTTGGCGAACTGTAAGCACTTCAAAATTCTTGATATTGGCAATAATAAAATAGGTGGTGCATTTCCGTCATGGCTTTATGTACTTGGAGAGCTGGAAGTCCTTGTCTTGCGATCAAATAAACTCTATGGTACAATAAGTGGAAGGAGCATAGAAGATCCCTTCCCCAAGTTGCGGATTGTGGATCTGTCCAACAATCAATTCACAGGCCATTTGCCAATTCAATACTTTAAGAATATGAAATCAACTGATAATTTGTATCGTTATCAGAATGACACAGGAGATATTTCTTTCCATTATGAAGCATCTGTCTCATTAACTGTGAAGGGAACAGAGTATGAAGTGAAAAATATCCTTCATATTTACACAGCCATTGATCTGTCCTGCAACAAGTTTCAAGGAGAAATTCCTGACGTTATTGGAGAGCTTAGATGGCTTGCATTGCTCAACTTATCTCATAATAGTCTAACAGGACCTATCCCTTCGTTGCTGAGAAATATGAAAGGACTCCAATCTTTAGATTTGTCTTCAAATCAACTGACAGGGGCTATTCCACCTCAATTAACTGCATTGACATTTCTAGAGGTCTTGAACCTCTCGGGAAACCATCTTAGTGGAGAGATTCCTCAGAAAGGGCAGTTCAGCACATTTACAAATGATTCTTATCTAGGAAACTCCGCGTTATGTGGATTACCTTTGACGAAGAAATGTGCAAACACAGCATCACCTCCACAAGAAGTCGGAAatggtgatgaagatgatgctTGTGATGAATTGACATGGGAAGCAATTGTGATGGGATATGGATGTGGACTGATATGTGGATTGTCATCTGCGTACATTGTTCTCAAACTAGGAAAGCCTTGGTGGTTTGTGAGATATATCGAAGTACTGCAACTGAAGTTGATGAAAAGATGCTTGAAGAATGGTACTGGTCGATCAAGACGAACTTGA
- the LOC108212969 gene encoding receptor-like protein 52 isoform X1 codes for MKHFEMPYCHLLILVFFLLLLPSSLATRKEGEALVKWKDSLSPSSFLESWSSTNLNNLFNWTGITCNSEALVSEINLSRKQLEGTLAEFRFNLFPSLNNFTISGNSFTGPIPPEIGTLTELQHLDFSFNSLNGFIPYQVSHLQKLRTLDLSYNLLEAPNWSKFSPIPFLTTLNVRFNNLVSEFPEFISNCHNLAKLDLSHNFLTGDMVRESVFNNLQDLKFLSIMENSFEGPFPPSILNLSRIRHLELSSNNFSGSIPQNIGMLHDLKYLSLFANSFVGSIPSSIGLLRELQILDLSYNHLNSNIPREMGLLTNLSELYLDMNNLTGNIPSELGLLTKLNLLVLLSNNLTGNVPSEIGNLKLLTQLLLGSNQLTGPVVKSVFNLSNLEVLGLPNNKFTGNIPGDFWKNLKSLLYMDCRDNLFSGTILGLNTNLNLTYIDLSGNQFTGEFPSTICNVTSIEVLDLSHNGLSGALPHCVGKLANNLHTMVLGNNKFQGIIPTTFSNTCHLEVLNMQNNHFEGMVPQALANCKELKILDMGNNHISGTVPSWLSTLQNLEVLVLRSNRLHGKVSASSTKHPFPKLRIVDLSNNEFTGNLPIQYFYYMKPTRKGYDYNNSKEDFQYFYQASVPLRVKGTEYEVKEILYIYTAIDLSCNKFQGKVPKVIGDLSSLALLNLSHNSLTGPIPSVLGNMETLQSLDLSSNQLSGVIPNQLTSLTFFAVLNLSENHLTGEIPLKGQFSTFGNDSYLGNSALCGLPLTKKCMHAVSPPQEVGNDGDDEDDVHNGLNWELILMGYGCGLICGLSSGYIAFKMGKPRWFVRYIELLQLKLIRTRMKKRVR; via the exons ATGAAGCACTTTGAAATGCCTTATTGTCACCTTCTTATACTTGTATTCTTCCTCCTCTTGCTTCCATCCAGCCTCGCAACAAGAAAAGAAGGGGAAGCTCTAGTGAAGTGGAAGGATAGCCTATCCCCGTCCTCGTTTCTCGAATCTTGGTCCTCAACCAATCTCAATAATCTTTTTAACTGGACTGGCATTACCTGTAACTCCGAGGCTTTAGTATCTGAAATCAACCTTtcacgaaaacaacttgaaggAACGCTAGCTGAGTTCCGCTTCAATTTGTTTCCAAGTCTCAACAATTTTACCATCAGTGGCAACAGTTTCACAGGTCCAATTCCACCAGAGATTGGTACTTTAACAGAGCTTCAACATCTCGATTTCAGCTTTAATAGTCTCAATGGTTTCATTCCTTATCAGGTTAGCCATCTTCAAAAATTGCGCACCTTAGACCTTTCATATAATCTCTTGGAAGCTCCAAACTGGTCCAAGTTTTCTCCTATTCCTTTCTTGACTACACTTAATGTCAGATTCAATAATCTTGTGTCAGAATTTCCCGAGTTCATATCCAATTGTCATAACCTGGCTAAACTTGATCTTTCACATAACTTTCTAACAGGTGATATGGTGCGTGAATCAGTATTTAATAATTTGCAAGATCTCAAATTCCTCAGTATTATGGAAAATTCTTTTGAGGGGCCATTTCCGCCAAGTATACTCAATCTTTCCAGAATAAGACATCTTGAGCTATCAAGTAATAACTTTTCAGGTTCTATACCCCAGAATATAGGGATGCTTCATGATCTTAAATATCTGAGCTTGTTTGCTAATTCATTTGTAGGAAGTATACCTTCTTCTATTGGTCTACTTAGGGAGCTTCAAATTCTAGATCTCTCGTATAACCATTTAAATTCCAATATTCCTCGTGAGATGGGGCTTTTGACTAATCTCAGCGAATTATATCTCGATATGAATAATCTTACAGGCAATATTCCTTCCGAGCTGGGCCTCTTGACTAAGCTCAACCTTTTGGTTCTTCTTTCCAATAACCTGACAGGAAATGTACCATCTGAGATTGGAAACCTGAAGCTACTGACTCAACTTCTTCTCGGTTCTAATCAGTTGACTGGACCAGTTGTGAAGTCCGTTTTTAACCTCAGTAATCTAGAGGTTCTTGGTCTACCTAATAACAAGTTTACTGGCAATATTCCTGGTGACTTCTGGAAAAATCTTAAATCTTTGTTATACATGGATTGTCGCGACAACCTTTTTTCAGGAACCATTCTGGGATTAAATACTAATCTGAATCTTACTTACATTGATTTAAGTGGAAACCAATTTACAG GTGAGTTTCCCTCAACAATTTGCAATGTCACGTCCATTGAGGTTCTTGATCTATCGCATAATGGATTAAGCGGTGCACTTCCACATTGTGTGGGAAAGCTTGCCAACAATCTGCATACCATGGTTCTCGGTAATAATAAATTTCAAGGAATAATACCAACAACCTTCAGCAATACCTGTCACCTAGAAGTTTTGAACATGCAAAACAATCACTTTGAAGGAATGGTGCCCCAAGCTTTGGCAAACTGCAAGGAGTTGAAAATTCTTGATATGGGAAACAACCACATAAGTGGTACCGTTCCATCATGGCTAAGTACTCTTCAAAATCTAGAAGTCCTTGTCTTGCGATCAAATAGACTTCATGGTAAAGTAAGTGCCAGTAGTACAAAACATCCCTTTCCTAAGTTGCGAATTGTTGATCTCTCCAACAATGAATTCACTGGAAATTTGCcaattcaatatttttattatatgaaaCCGACTAGAAAGGGATATGATTATAACAATTCAAAAGAAGATTTTCAGTACTTTTACCAAGCTTCTGTCCCATTACGTGTGAAAGGCACAGAGTATGAAGTGAAAGAAATCCTTTATATTTACACAGCCATTGATCTGTCGTGCAACAAATTTCAAGGGAAAGTCCCAAAGGTCATTGGGGATCTTAGTTCACTCGCCTTGCTTAATTTATCTCATAATAGTCTTACAGGACCTATCCCATCAGTGTTGGGGAATATGGAAACGCTCCAATCTCTAGATTTGTCATCGAATCAATTGTCAGGTGTTATTCCTAATCAATTAACTAGTTTGACATTTTTTGCGGTCTTGAACCTCTCTGAAAACCATCTTACCGGAGAAATTCCTCTAAAAGGACAGTTCAGCACTTTTGGAAATGATTCATACTTGGGTAACTCAGCTTTGTGTGGACTTCCTTTGACGAAGAAATGCATGCATGCAGTGTCACCACCACAAGAAGTCGGaaatgatggtgatgatgaagatgatgttcACAATGGACTCAACTGGGAATTGATCCTGATGGGATACGGATGTGGATTGATATGCGGATTGTCTTCAGGATACATTGCTTTCAAAATGGGAAAGCCTCGGTGGTTCGTGAGATACATTGAATTACTGCAACTGAAGTTGATAAGGACACGCATGAAGAAGAGAGTTCGATGA